A genomic window from Yoonia rosea includes:
- a CDS encoding DUF1194 domain-containing protein, with translation MRYLILALFLASPLAAQEVETDLELVLLADASGSIDADELLFQRQSYATAITDPAVVSAIQNTLYGSIAVTYVEWAATQATVVGWTVITDMDSATAFANALIGPPRQARGGNAIGSALLYGMEQIEGNNIRGFRRVIDFSGDTMANSYGPAITDARDQVVANNITINALPILRGGDIMRNPLPQLYEENIIGGPNAFVMPAFSGPEFTNAVRRKLILEIAGTTPQTAYALLLLEGLQVGQ, from the coding sequence ATGCGCTATTTGATTCTTGCCCTTTTCCTCGCCTCTCCATTGGCCGCACAAGAGGTTGAAACAGACCTCGAATTGGTCCTGCTTGCCGATGCCTCCGGCTCAATCGACGCCGACGAGCTGCTGTTCCAGCGCCAATCCTATGCCACAGCGATCACCGATCCGGCGGTTGTTTCGGCCATTCAGAACACGCTCTACGGCTCCATCGCCGTCACGTATGTCGAGTGGGCCGCGACCCAAGCGACCGTCGTCGGATGGACCGTGATCACGGATATGGACAGCGCCACCGCCTTTGCCAACGCCCTCATTGGCCCGCCGCGTCAGGCGCGCGGTGGCAATGCCATCGGATCGGCACTGCTGTACGGGATGGAGCAGATAGAGGGTAATAATATCAGGGGTTTCCGCCGCGTGATCGACTTTTCGGGTGACACGATGGCCAATTCCTATGGCCCTGCCATCACCGACGCGCGCGATCAGGTGGTCGCCAATAATATCACGATCAACGCCCTGCCAATCCTGCGCGGCGGCGATATCATGCGCAATCCGCTCCCGCAGCTTTACGAGGAAAACATTATCGGTGGCCCGAATGCGTTCGTCATGCCTGCGTTTTCGGGGCCCGAATTCACCAACGCCGTGCGCCGCAAGCTGATCCTCGAGATCGCAGGCACCACGCCGCAAACCGCATATGCCTTACTCCTGCTGGAGGGATTGCAGGTAGGCCAATAG
- a CDS encoding c-type cytochrome: MRIFPAILALGLASPVAAQDAMQGEALFGFYCATCHGNAATGNGPMSPSLVVAPSNLTRLAAENGGVFPTARVIMRIDGRDPLVSHGSMMPVYGDFFEGTDVAAKAETGQPILTSQPIVDLLAYLQSLQQE; the protein is encoded by the coding sequence ATGCGTATCTTTCCCGCGATACTGGCGTTGGGCCTTGCATCCCCTGTTGCAGCGCAGGATGCGATGCAGGGCGAGGCGCTTTTCGGCTTTTACTGCGCCACCTGCCACGGCAACGCGGCCACCGGCAACGGGCCGATGTCCCCGTCTTTGGTAGTGGCGCCCAGCAACCTGACACGGCTTGCCGCCGAGAATGGTGGCGTGTTTCCTACCGCACGTGTGATCATGCGGATTGACGGGCGTGATCCGCTGGTCAGTCATGGCAGCATGATGCCGGTTTACGGGGACTTCTTTGAAGGTACAGATGTGGCCGCCAAGGCCGAAACAGGGCAGCCCATTCTGACGTCGCAGCCGATTGTCGACCTATTGGCCTACCTGCAATCCCTCCAGCAGGAGTAA
- a CDS encoding DUF3047 domain-containing protein encodes MHRIFATVFALGFAASAQAGEVRFDSGWQEQRLSLFSSNDYVFGQNLGLVSEGAVSIAWSRVAPADWGTRAATWNWSVEQSVPPTDLSLKGGDDRNISLYFVFVPQSIAPSLEGANIRALLGNDDVRIIQYAWGGNHARGQVIPSPYGPAGQGVTVALRQAGTGSFNESVDLAADYARAFGGEKGALIGLAVSGDSDDTNSVIRAAIGGLTLR; translated from the coding sequence ATGCACCGGATTTTTGCGACAGTTTTTGCCCTTGGTTTCGCCGCAAGTGCGCAGGCAGGCGAAGTGCGCTTCGACAGCGGTTGGCAAGAGCAGCGCCTGTCGCTGTTCAGTTCAAATGACTATGTTTTTGGCCAGAACCTCGGGCTGGTATCGGAAGGCGCTGTGTCAATCGCCTGGAGCCGTGTGGCGCCAGCAGATTGGGGGACGCGCGCCGCGACGTGGAACTGGAGCGTCGAACAATCCGTGCCCCCCACGGATCTGAGCCTGAAAGGCGGGGATGATCGCAACATCTCGCTCTACTTCGTGTTTGTGCCGCAAAGCATTGCGCCCAGCCTTGAAGGGGCGAATATCCGCGCCCTGCTGGGCAATGATGATGTGCGGATCATCCAATACGCCTGGGGTGGCAACCATGCGCGCGGGCAGGTGATCCCGTCGCCTTACGGTCCTGCAGGGCAGGGGGTGACGGTTGCGCTGCGGCAGGCCGGGACCGGATCGTTCAACGAAAGCGTTGATCTGGCGGCGGATTATGCCCGTGCTTTTGGCGGTGAAAAAGGGGCGCTGATCGGGCTGGCCGTATCGGGTGACAGTGATGACACCAACAGCGTGATCCGGGCTGCGATTGGTGGTCTGACACTACGCTAG
- a CDS encoding c-type cytochrome: MRYVIILLALGLTACVEEPIDGRTAYMENCASCHGADGKGNGPAARGLAVAPPDLTTIAARNGGVFPVNQVMSTIDGLDRGAHFSAAMPEFGAGDLGETVIVEEQGLGTPVPMKLLMLSEYLESIQQ; the protein is encoded by the coding sequence ATGCGGTACGTCATTATTTTGCTGGCGCTGGGCCTGACGGCTTGTGTCGAAGAACCTATCGACGGGCGGACAGCCTATATGGAAAACTGCGCCAGCTGCCATGGGGCCGATGGCAAAGGCAACGGTCCGGCAGCGCGCGGTCTGGCCGTGGCCCCGCCTGATCTGACCACGATCGCTGCACGTAATGGCGGTGTTTTTCCGGTCAATCAGGTCATGAGCACCATCGACGGCCTGGACCGTGGCGCGCATTTCAGCGCTGCGATGCCGGAATTCGGCGCGGGTGATCTGGGTGAAACCGTGATCGTGGAAGAGCAGGGGTTGGGCACGCCGGTACCGATGAAACTCTTGATGCTGTCTGAATATCTGGAATCCATCCAGCAGTAA
- a CDS encoding ABC transporter ATP-binding protein: MSDFTLQVADLTKTYNAGKPNEVRVLQGVSLNVKPGEVVALVAPSGAGKSTLLHIAGLLDTPDHGTVQIEGTDMTRLSDRKRTAVRRSTVGFIYQFHHLLPEFSALENIVLPQLANGRSEHAAEKHAMALLDRVGIAARAGHRPAALSGGEQQRVAFCRALANEPALLLADEPTGNLDPDTSDQVFAALMSLVRDTGLAAVIATHNLELAARMDRQVRLNGGVLETA; this comes from the coding sequence ATGAGTGATTTCACACTACAGGTCGCGGACCTGACGAAAACCTACAACGCCGGCAAACCGAATGAAGTGCGTGTGCTGCAAGGCGTTTCATTGAACGTCAAACCGGGTGAAGTGGTGGCGCTGGTCGCCCCGTCTGGTGCGGGGAAATCCACCTTGCTGCATATCGCTGGCCTCTTGGACACGCCCGATCACGGCACCGTGCAGATTGAGGGCACGGATATGACCCGCCTGTCTGACCGCAAACGCACCGCAGTGCGCCGGTCAACCGTGGGGTTTATCTATCAGTTCCACCATCTGCTGCCGGAGTTTTCAGCGCTCGAAAACATCGTCCTGCCGCAACTGGCTAACGGCCGTTCCGAGCACGCGGCCGAGAAACACGCGATGGCCTTGCTGGATCGTGTCGGGATCGCGGCGCGTGCCGGCCACCGTCCTGCGGCGCTTTCGGGGGGCGAACAACAGCGGGTGGCGTTCTGCCGAGCCTTGGCCAATGAACCTGCGCTTTTGCTGGCGGATGAACCGACAGGAAACCTTGACCCTGATACCTCGGATCAGGTGTTTGCCGCACTGATGAGCCTCGTGCGCGATACGGGCCTTGCGGCTGTGATTGCGACACATAACCTTGAACTGGCCGCGCGGATGGATCGTCAGGTACGTTTGAATGGTGGCGTGCTCGAAACGGCCTGA
- a CDS encoding ABC transporter permease — MAEVRTTRPFAKFEWMIAWRYIRAKRAEGGVSVMTWISLIGVTLAVFALIATLAVRSGFRAEFIDTIAGANAHVSVVMPRGVITDFEQVADNIRAVDGVRTVAPLIRGQAMASGPSGRIGLADIHGIRLEDLKASDAIVQSERTSGNIDDLPNGIAIGSALAANLGLDIGDRIELTTRSGASTPMGQATRRNAYEVVYIFSTGRFQIDEVRVYLPFDVAQLIMNRDGVADELEIRLDDLNQSEVLKQEIANAAGPGMWAYSWQDRVGRFLRALTIEDNVMFIILSILVLVASMNIISGLIMLVKNKGRDVGILRTMGLTEGSILRIFFICGAGIGTIGTALGVILGCLFAIYIDTIFSFVNYVAGGGVWDPSIRGIYNIPAELRLVDVLKAVSLSLGLSWIITIFPARRAARMNPVEALRYE; from the coding sequence ATGGCCGAGGTCAGGACAACACGTCCCTTTGCAAAATTCGAATGGATGATCGCGTGGCGCTATATCCGCGCCAAACGTGCCGAGGGCGGTGTCAGCGTGATGACATGGATCAGCCTGATCGGTGTCACACTCGCGGTGTTTGCGCTGATTGCAACGCTGGCGGTGCGTTCGGGCTTTCGCGCCGAGTTTATTGACACAATCGCGGGGGCCAACGCCCATGTCAGTGTGGTGATGCCGCGCGGGGTGATCACGGATTTCGAGCAGGTGGCTGATAATATCCGCGCGGTAGACGGGGTGCGGACCGTCGCGCCGCTGATCCGCGGGCAGGCGATGGCGTCGGGTCCGTCGGGGCGGATCGGGCTGGCGGATATTCACGGCATCCGGCTTGAGGATCTCAAAGCGTCAGACGCCATTGTGCAAAGCGAACGCACCTCGGGCAATATCGACGACCTGCCGAACGGGATTGCGATTGGCTCTGCTTTGGCGGCGAACCTTGGCCTTGATATCGGGGACCGGATTGAATTGACCACGCGCTCGGGCGCGTCCACACCCATGGGGCAGGCCACACGGCGCAATGCCTATGAGGTGGTTTATATCTTCTCGACGGGCCGCTTCCAGATTGATGAAGTACGTGTCTATCTGCCCTTTGACGTCGCACAGCTGATCATGAACCGTGACGGTGTCGCGGATGAGTTGGAAATCAGGCTGGACGATCTGAACCAGTCAGAGGTTCTCAAGCAAGAGATCGCAAATGCCGCGGGCCCCGGCATGTGGGCCTATAGCTGGCAGGACCGCGTCGGGCGTTTTTTGCGCGCGCTGACGATTGAGGACAATGTGATGTTTATCATCTTGTCGATCCTCGTGCTGGTGGCGTCGATGAACATTATCAGCGGGCTGATCATGCTGGTGAAAAACAAGGGGCGCGATGTGGGCATCCTGCGCACTATGGGCCTGACCGAAGGGTCGATCCTGCGGATATTTTTCATCTGCGGCGCGGGAATTGGTACGATCGGGACTGCGCTGGGCGTGATCCTTGGCTGCCTTTTTGCCATCTACATCGACACGATTTTCAGCTTTGTGAACTATGTCGCGGGGGGCGGTGTCTGGGATCCCTCCATCAGGGGGATTTACAATATCCCCGCAGAATTGCGGCTTGTTGATGTGCTCAAAGCGGTGTCGCTGTCGTTGGGCCTGTCGTGGATTATCACGATCTTTCCCGCGCGCCGTGCCGCCCGGATGAACCCTGTCGAGGCGCTGCGCTATGAGTGA